In Pseudomonas sp. P5_109, the genomic window ACTTCGATTCGATCGCGCGCACGCCGCTCTTCAGGAAGAGATCGGTGCCTTCGCGACGAGCGAGTTTGCATTTTGGACCAATGTAACGAGCCATTCTTTACAATCTCCTGGATTACACGCGGCGCTTCTTCGGCGGACGGCACCCGTTGTGCGGGATTGGCGTCACGTCGGTGATGCTGGCGATCTTGTAGCCACAGCCGTTCAAAGCGCGGACTGCGGATTCACGACCTGGACCTGGACCTTTGACATTGACGTCGAGGTTTTTCAGGCCGTATTCCAGCGCAGCTTGACCAGCACGTTCAGCAGCTACTTGAGCAGCAAACGGGGTGGACTTGCGGGAACCGCGGAAACCCGAACCACCGGAGGTAGCCCAGGAAAGAGCGTTACCTTGACGGTCGGTAATGGTCACGATGGTGTTGTTAAAAGATGCATGGATGTGGGCGATGCCATCAACCACTGTCTTTTTAACTTTTTTACGAGGACGAGCAGCAGGTTTTGCCATGATTAAATTCCTGTCGATTCGCTGGGGCGATTACTTGCGGATCGGCTTACGCGGACCTTTACGGGTACGCGCGTTGGTCTTGGTACGCTGACCGCGTACTGGAAGACCGCGACGATGACGCAGACCGCGATAGCAACCGAGGTCCATCAAGCGCTTGATTTTCATGTTGATTTCGCGACGCAGGTCACCTTCAGTGGTGAACTTCGCCACTTCGCCACGCAGCTGTTCAATTTGCTCGTCGCTCAGATCTTTGATCTTTGCTGCTGGGTTTACCCCAGTCTCTGCACAAATTTTCTGTGCAGTAGTGCGACCAACACCATAGATGTAGGTCAGCGAGATAACAGTATGCTTGTTATCTGGAATGTTAACGCCTGCAATACGGGCCATTCAGTGGGACTCCAATTGACAGCTACCTACGCCCCGGAAGCCAAGAAATAGGGCGCGAGATAATATCGCTGTAATAACAAATAATCAACCCGGCAGCGCACTAGCTGCCGGGCTTGAAGCACAATCACACTCAGCCTTGGCGCTGTTTGTGACGCGGTTCCGCGCTGCAAATTACTCGAACAACACCTTCGCGGCGAATAATCTTGCAGTTACGGCACAGCTTTTTCACCGATGCACGAACTTTCATCACCAACTCCTCGAACCTTATGGGTCAGCGCAGCATGCCGCTGCCGTAACCCTTCAGGTTGGCTTTCTTCATCAGGGATTCGTACTGGTGCGAAACGAGGTGCGATTGTACTTGGGACATGAAGTCCATCACAACCACGACGACGATCAGCAACGAGGTCCCGCCAAGGTAGAACGGTACGTTGGCTGCAACCACCAGGAACTGGGGCAACAGGCAGACGGCCGTCATGTAAAGAGCACCGAACATGGTCAAGCGAGTCAGAACGCCATCAATGTAGCGCGCAGACTGCTCACCTGGACGGATGCCCGGAATAAAGGCACCGGACTTCTTCAGGTTTTCCGCTACGTCTTTCGGATTGAACATCAACGCCGTATAGAAGAAGCAGAAGAAAATAATCCCTGCACTAAACAGCAGAATATTCAACGGCTGACCAGGAGCGATCGACTGCGAGATGTCCTGCAACCAGCCCATACCTTCAGACTGACCGAACCAGGCACCCAACGAAGCCGGGAACAGCAAAATGCTGCTCGCGAAAATAGCCGGAATAACACCAGCCATGTTCACCTTCAGCGGCAAGTGGCTTGTCTGCGCAGCAAAGACCTTGCGGCCCTGCTGACGCTTGGCGTAGTGAACAGCAATACGACGCTGACCACGCTCAATGAACACCACGAAACCGATAATCGCTACTGCCAGCAAACCGATGGCAACCAGGGCGAAGATGTTGATATCACCCTGACGTGCAGACTCGAAAGACTGCCCGATCGCTCTCGGAAGACCGGCGACGATACCCGAAAAAATCAACATCGAGATACCGTTGCCAACACCACGCTCAGTAATCTGCTCACCCAGCCACATCATGAACATCGCACCAGCCACAAAAGTGGATACCGCGACGAAATGGAAGCCAAAGTCACCAGTGAACGCAACGCCCTGCCCCGCCAGACCAATGGACATGCCAATGGCCTGGACGAGAGCGAGAACGACAGTGCCGTAGCGGGTGTACTGGCTGATCTTGCGACGGCCAGCTTCACCTTCCTTCTTCAACTGCTCCAGCTGCGGGCTGACGGCGGTCATCAGTTGCATGATGATCGATGCCGAGATGTACGGCATGATCCCCAGTGCAAAGATGCTCATCCGTTCCAGCGCGCCGCCGGAAAACATGTTGAACAAGCTAAGAATGGTCCCCTCATTCTGTCGAAACAGGTCCGCGAGTCGGTCCGGGTTGATACCTGGAACCGGGATGTGTGCGCCTATTCGGTAGACGATAATCGCCAGGAACAGAAAACGCAGACGAGCCCAGAGTTCAGACATACCGCCTTTGCCGAGCGCAGAGAGAGCACCTTGCTTAGCCATTTATTCCTCGAACTTGCCGCCAGCTGCTTCGATAGCCGCACGCGCACCTTTGGTGGCGCCGATTCCCTTGCCGATAGTGACAGCGCGAGTCACTTCACCGGACAGCATGATTTTCACACGCTGTACGTTGACGTTGATCACGTTGGCATCTTTCAGGGACTGCACGGTGACGATGTCGCCTTCCACTTTAGCCAGCTCGGACAGACGCACTTCTGCGCGATCCATGGCCTTCAGGGAAACGAAACCGAACTTCGGCAGGCGACGATGCAGCGGCTGTTGACCGCCTTCAAAGCCTGGAGCAATGGTGCCACCGGAGCGGGAGGTCTGACCTTTGTGACCACGGCCACCAGTCTTACCCAAACCGCTACCGATACCACGGCCCGGACGATGCTTTTCGCGACGGGAACCCGGCGCTGGACTCAGATCATTGAGTTTCATCGATTAACCCTCGACACGCAGCATGTAGTAAGCCTTGTTGATCATCCCGCGATTCTCGGGAGTATCCTGGACTTCTACAGTGTGACCGATGCGACGCAGACCCAGACCCTTAACGCACAGTTTGTGGTTAGGGATGCGGCCGGTCATGCTTTTGATCAGCGTTACTTTTACGGTAGCCATGATCAGAAGATCTCCTTGACGCTTTTGCCACGCTTGGCGGCAATGGATTCAGGAGACTGCATTGCTTTCAAACCCTTGAAAGTGGCGTGAACCACGTTTACCGGGTTAGTCGAGCCGTAGCACTTGGCCAGAACGTTCTGAACGCCAGCAACTTCGAGGACAGCACGCATAGCGCCGCCAGCGATGATACCGGTACCTTCAGAAGCAGGCTGCATGTACACCTTCGAAGCGCCGTGAGCGGACTTCATTGCGTACTGCAGAGTGGTGCCGTTCAGATCAACCTGGATCATGTTGCGGCGAGCAGCTTCCATTGCCTTCTGGATCGCAGCAGGCACTTCACGCGACTTGCCACGGCCGAAGCCAACACGGCCTTTACCATCACCAACCACGGTCAACGCGGTGAAAGTGAAGATACGGCCGCCTTTAACGGTTTTGGCTACGCGGTTAACTTGAACCAGCTTCTCGATGTAGCCTTCGTCGCGCTTTTGGTCGTTATTTGACATAACTTAGAACTCCAGCCCAGCTTCACGAGCAGCATCAGCCAGCGCTTTAACGCGGCCGTGGTACTTGAAGCCAGAGCGGTCGAAAGCCACTTGCGAGACGCCAGCGGCCTTAGCACGCGTAGCGACCAGCTGGCCAACCTTAGTGGCCGCGTCGATGTTGCCGGTGGCACCATCACGCAGTTCTTTATCCAAAGTCGAGGCGCTTGCCAGGACTTTGTTGCCGTCGGCCGAAATGACCTGGGCGTAGATGTGCTGCGAAGAGCGGAACACGCAGAGACGCACGACTTCGAGTTCGTGCATTTTCAGGCGTGCTTTGCGAGCGCGACGCAGTCGAGTAACTTTTTTGTCGGTCATTTGCTATGCCCTACTTCTTCTTGGCTTCTTTACGACGGACGACTTCGTCCGCGTAGCGCACACCTTTGCCTTTGTACGGCTCTGGTGGACGGAAGTCGCGGATCTCGGCGGCCACTTGACCTACCAGCTGCTTGTCGATGCCCTTGATCAGGATATCGGTCTGGCTAGGAGTCTCAGCGGTGATGCCTTCCGGCAGTTCGTAATCCACTGGGTGCGAGAAGCCAAGAGCCAGGTTCAGCACTGTGCCTTTTGCTTGCGCTTTGTAACCAACACCGACCAGCTGGAGCTTGCGCTCGAAGCCTTGGCTTACGCCTTGGACCATGTTGTTTACCAACGCACGAGTGGTACCAGCCATTGCGCGAGTCTGTTGATCGCCATTGCGAGCAGCGAAACGCAGCTCACCAGCTTCTTCAACGATCTCAACGGACGAATGGATGTTCAGTTCGAGAGTGCCCTTGGCACCCTTCACCGAAAGCTGTTGGCCTGCGAATTTTACTTCGACACCGGCTGGCAGCTTAACGGGGTTCTTAGCGACGCGAGACATGCTTATCCCCCCTTAGAACACAGTGCAAAGAACTTCGCCGCCGACACCGGCAGCGCGCGCAGCACGATCAGTCATCACACCCTTGTTGGTGGAGACGATAGACACACCGAGACCGCCACGAACTTTTGGCAGATCATCGACGGACTTGTACTGACGCAGGCCTGGACGGCTAACGCGCTTCACTTCTTCGATAACCGGACGGCCTTCGAAGTACTTCAGCTCGATGGACAGCAGAGGTTTGATTTCGCTGCTGATCTGATAACCCGCAATGTAACCTTCGTCCTTCAGGACTTTGGCAACAGCTACCTTCAACGTGGAAGATGGCATGCTTACGACGGACTTTTCAGCCATCTGGGCATTACGGATACGAGTTAGCATGTCCGCTAACGGGTCCTGCATACTCATGGGCTAGACGCTCCTAATACAAAAAAATTAGCCTTGCGGCTATTACGTGTCGCCGAGAATCTCCGAGCATGAAAAACACGGGCTCAGGCGAGCCGGGTATTCTAGACACACCCCAGAAATGAATCAAGCCCCAAAAGGGGCTTGATCCAGATTCAAGGCCACCGGTGGTCAGGATCTTGCGATCCTGGACACCGAGACTTTGACAGTACTTACCAGCTGGCTTTAACCAGACCCGGTACGTCACCACGCATTGCAGCTTCACGCAGCTTGTTACGGCCGAGGCCGAACTTGCGGTAAACGCCGTGTGGACGACCGGTCAGGCGGCAGCGGTTACGCATGCGCGAAGCGCTTGCGTCACGTGGCTGCTTCTGCAGGGCTACTGTAGCTTCCCAACGCGCTTCTGGACTTGCGTTCAGATCAACGATGATAGCTTTCAGTGCTGCACGCTTCTTGGCGTACTTGGCAACCGTGAGCTGACGCTTCAGCTCGCGGTTTTTCATGCTCATCTTGGCCATGGTCCTACTCCAATCAGTTGCGGAACGGGAATTTGAACGCACGCAGCAGAGCGCGGCCTTCATCATCGTTCTTGGCAGTGGTGGTCAGGGTGATGTCCAGACCGCGGAGAGCATCGATCTTGTCGTAGTCGATTTCCGGGAAGATGATCTGCTCTTTCACGCCCATGCTGTAGTTGCCACGACCATCGAAGGACTTGGCATTCAGGCCGCGGAAGTCGCGAACCCGAGGCAGGGAGATCGACAGCAGACGATCCAGGAACTCGTACATACGCTCACGGCGCAGGGTCACTTTGACGCCGATCGGCCAACCTTCACGGACTTTAAAGCCAGCGATGGATTTGCGAGCGTAGGTCACAACGACTTTCTGGCCGGTGATCTTTTCCAGGTCAGCAACAGCGTGCTCGATGACTTTTTTGTCGCCGATCGCTTCGCCCAGACCCATGTTCAGGGTGATTTTGGTAACGCGCGGAACTTCCATCACGTTCGAAAGCTTAAGTTCTTCCTTAAGTTTCGGAGCAATTTCCTT contains:
- the rplE gene encoding 50S ribosomal protein L5, translated to MARLKEIYRKEIAPKLKEELKLSNVMEVPRVTKITLNMGLGEAIGDKKVIEHAVADLEKITGQKVVVTYARKSIAGFKVREGWPIGVKVTLRRERMYEFLDRLLSISLPRVRDFRGLNAKSFDGRGNYSMGVKEQIIFPEIDYDKIDALRGLDITLTTTAKNDDEGRALLRAFKFPFRN
- the rpmJ gene encoding 50S ribosomal protein L36, whose translation is MKVRASVKKLCRNCKIIRREGVVRVICSAEPRHKQRQG
- the secY gene encoding preprotein translocase subunit SecY; this translates as MAKQGALSALGKGGMSELWARLRFLFLAIIVYRIGAHIPVPGINPDRLADLFRQNEGTILSLFNMFSGGALERMSIFALGIMPYISASIIMQLMTAVSPQLEQLKKEGEAGRRKISQYTRYGTVVLALVQAIGMSIGLAGQGVAFTGDFGFHFVAVSTFVAGAMFMMWLGEQITERGVGNGISMLIFSGIVAGLPRAIGQSFESARQGDINIFALVAIGLLAVAIIGFVVFIERGQRRIAVHYAKRQQGRKVFAAQTSHLPLKVNMAGVIPAIFASSILLFPASLGAWFGQSEGMGWLQDISQSIAPGQPLNILLFSAGIIFFCFFYTALMFNPKDVAENLKKSGAFIPGIRPGEQSARYIDGVLTRLTMFGALYMTAVCLLPQFLVVAANVPFYLGGTSLLIVVVVVMDFMSQVQSHLVSHQYESLMKKANLKGYGSGMLR
- the rpsN gene encoding 30S ribosomal protein S14, yielding MAKMSMKNRELKRQLTVAKYAKKRAALKAIIVDLNASPEARWEATVALQKQPRDASASRMRNRCRLTGRPHGVYRKFGLGRNKLREAAMRGDVPGLVKASW
- the rplF gene encoding 50S ribosomal protein L6; the protein is MSRVAKNPVKLPAGVEVKFAGQQLSVKGAKGTLELNIHSSVEIVEEAGELRFAARNGDQQTRAMAGTTRALVNNMVQGVSQGFERKLQLVGVGYKAQAKGTVLNLALGFSHPVDYELPEGITAETPSQTDILIKGIDKQLVGQVAAEIRDFRPPEPYKGKGVRYADEVVRRKEAKKK
- the rpmD gene encoding 50S ribosomal protein L30 gives rise to the protein MATVKVTLIKSMTGRIPNHKLCVKGLGLRRIGHTVEVQDTPENRGMINKAYYMLRVEG
- the rpsK gene encoding 30S ribosomal protein S11, whose protein sequence is MAKPAARPRKKVKKTVVDGIAHIHASFNNTIVTITDRQGNALSWATSGGSGFRGSRKSTPFAAQVAAERAGQAALEYGLKNLDVNVKGPGPGRESAVRALNGCGYKIASITDVTPIPHNGCRPPKKRRV
- the rpsM gene encoding 30S ribosomal protein S13 → MARIAGVNIPDNKHTVISLTYIYGVGRTTAQKICAETGVNPAAKIKDLSDEQIEQLRGEVAKFTTEGDLRREINMKIKRLMDLGCYRGLRHRRGLPVRGQRTKTNARTRKGPRKPIRK
- the rpsH gene encoding 30S ribosomal protein S8, translated to MSMQDPLADMLTRIRNAQMAEKSVVSMPSSTLKVAVAKVLKDEGYIAGYQISSEIKPLLSIELKYFEGRPVIEEVKRVSRPGLRQYKSVDDLPKVRGGLGVSIVSTNKGVMTDRAARAAGVGGEVLCTVF
- the rpsE gene encoding 30S ribosomal protein S5, whose translation is MSNNDQKRDEGYIEKLVQVNRVAKTVKGGRIFTFTALTVVGDGKGRVGFGRGKSREVPAAIQKAMEAARRNMIQVDLNGTTLQYAMKSAHGASKVYMQPASEGTGIIAGGAMRAVLEVAGVQNVLAKCYGSTNPVNVVHATFKGLKAMQSPESIAAKRGKSVKEIF
- the rplR gene encoding 50S ribosomal protein L18; this translates as MTDKKVTRLRRARKARLKMHELEVVRLCVFRSSQHIYAQVISADGNKVLASASTLDKELRDGATGNIDAATKVGQLVATRAKAAGVSQVAFDRSGFKYHGRVKALADAAREAGLEF
- the rplO gene encoding 50S ribosomal protein L15, yielding MKLNDLSPAPGSRREKHRPGRGIGSGLGKTGGRGHKGQTSRSGGTIAPGFEGGQQPLHRRLPKFGFVSLKAMDRAEVRLSELAKVEGDIVTVQSLKDANVINVNVQRVKIMLSGEVTRAVTIGKGIGATKGARAAIEAAGGKFEE